The sequence gtcacaagcctttttcagttgtgacctgttgaagcgttggatctcctcctGACTGTGCTCCaggagttcttccggttcccaggaattgtcttccgggccataacccttccatttgattaggtagaaccatttcccccgttgtcttttggagtcaatgatttgttctacctcatattcctcctccccttctattgtttcaggagggggtctttctgggaatggttggcttggggatATATGTACCCTGGATAAcagtcccacatagaatacgtCGTGGATTTTAAGGGTTTCTGGCAGTTTAAGGCGGTATGCGtgactggataccttctctaatacTTCAAAGGGGCCTAGTCGCTTGGGGTCTAGcttgttggaatttgtccggagttctacgttttttccatctagccagactttttccccTATTGAATATTCCGGGACTGTTCCTTTATCCCTTGTCATccgttccttgctcattctaaGGGCCgctttggcttctttccattcctggGCTAGGGTATCTGCcacaaggtctgcttctgggacgtttgcAGGGATGTTTGACGGATTCATGATTGGGTTTCTGCCATAAATTAATTTGAATGGGGTTTTTCCAGTAGCTGAGtgcttggcgttgttataggcGTACTCTGCAAGTGGTAACCACTTAACCCAATCTGAATGATCTGCTGCTACATAAGAccttaggtagaactcaataaATTGGTTGACAcgttctgtttggccatctgATTCAGGGTGGTAAGCCAAGGAAAAGGAAGGTTTAATTCCTAATTGTTGGTAGAGAGCCCtaaggaatttccctgtgaatgtAGTTCCTTGATCTGATATAGTTTTGACAGGGAGCCCATGAAGTTTCCAAATGTGGGCAACAAAGAGATCAGCCAGACCCTTTGCTGAAACCTTTTTCAAggtagggatgaagtggcctaACTTGGAGAACAAGTCAATGACTACCAGGATTGCATCATGTCcttctgacttgggaaaacccgtgatgaagtcataggagatggtgtgaaatggaaaggggggaacttccaagGGCTTTAGGGCTATGACCGGGTTATGGGCGCGACGATTGGCTTGACAAGTGGGgcagcattctacccattccttggcggatgacttcattcctggccaccagaaATTCCGGCTCAAGAGTTTGAGGGTTCTTTGCTGACCCGGGTGTCCTGCTAGGGgggagtcgtggaattccctgaggagTCTTTCCTTCAGGGGTTTGTTGTCTGGAACCACCAATTTCCCTCAATACCACAGGagatcctcttcccaattgtagtctctgtaagcctTTCTTATTGACGGTGGCACGTTATCAGCATCTTTGgtcaggaattggatgatgggcTCTAGGGAGGGGTCTTCCCTCAGTTTAGAGCGtacttctgtgacaatttccagctcttcctctgacgtgtttgcaaagacctctgatggtagcatgacttctggttcttgtGGGGTATCAACATAGTCCAATCGTCTGGACAAGGCGTccggcttccctgattgctttcctgggcaataatgtatctcaaaattgaagtcgctcaggaatacgcgCCATCTAGCGTGCTGTTGattgaatgtccttgcctgcatccagtactcaaggTTGCAGTGATCTGTAAATACCTGAACCGGCTTGTTTgtagcttccaggaaaatacgccattcctccagggctttgatgatagctaggagttccttgtcatgagTGTCGTAGTTTccttctgcccctgagaatGATTTAGACATGTACGCGATTGGGTGCAACCGGTTATCTGATCCCCGCTGACTAagaatggctcccatggctacccctgaggcgtctgtctCCAGGTAATAGGGGAGTTCTGGATTGGAATGGATAAGAACCGGAGACTTGGTGacaagaaccttcaactcctGAAAGGCTGTTTCCTCTAGGTTGCCCCATgtccagggggtttcctttttggtaaggTTGTGCAGAGGGCGTGCTACTGAGCTGAAATTAGGGATGAAGCGCCGGAGGTAGTTAACAAATCCCAGGAATGCTtgaacctgtttgactgttttggggaCTGGCCATGACGAGaccgcctcaatcttcttctgatccatggaaaaaCCTGCCAgggagatgacaatacccaagtaatctaccgtggtgacatggaagtggcacttggagagtttacagaatagctgattcttcattagtcgtgataggacttccctgacatgtgctgggtggtccttggggtcctctgagaagatcaggatattGTCCAAATAGATAACCACGGTGATGTCGATGAGGTCTCTGAACAGatcgttcatgaaatgttggaaagcggccggggcattggtaagccCAAAGGGCATTACTAGGTATTCGAATAGCCCGTACTTAGTTctgaaggccgtcttccactcatctccttccttgatctggacattattgtatccccattgtagatctagttttgtgaagatcttggcgtGTCTGAGCTTAGCCATGAGATCATCTTGCCTTGGTagcgggtagacgttcttgtGGGTAACCTCGTTCAACTTCCTATAATCGACCACCAATTGCAGggaaccatctgccttttttacaaacatgactggagcgcctgtgttaagagtcgtgtaagtacaggagtaagaaagaattactatatacaaaatgtatatgagaataactaagaactagtattaagaatcagaatatatgcacagaatatatgcacaatat comes from Rhizoctonia solani chromosome 4, complete sequence and encodes:
- a CDS encoding Retrotransposable element Tf2 protein, translating into MEPEPTISALLKAVTALTATVGSLQDQIRNQGQQLIELKAICKETANLLGDKDQGGPQVQAKPGPSTGPVTPPTHTGGETYTPGTVRPGLKAPFRPSRGTGFDSEEEEESRRPKKEPRGTPRSLSSLTPFDTGSSVKRPKMDLPDPYKGEVRGRKATQWLDRMMLWVALHRDQFNKEEQMVVWILYHMTDKAANWALPIIGTIIKGEGNPPTTISALTAKFKEAFADPDAKRAAARKIAALTQTTTTAEYVTEFRNLMAELDWNKEAYIAQFTRGLHWKVKELLSTKDSIPDDLKAIFAAAIKIDNIRRKNKENRPKKSLSKSPVTATTSTSTTTTRVRLSEDPNYVTPEEQDRRRASGLCVKCGQKGHGIKQCPNGWKATIKEVAKPLAPKLDVHVLDCKFVSVALDSNKKPLLFINLELHDFPTEPLKTLIDSGATSNFISPSIVEKYKIPKTQLENPQVVRMLDGTISQTGCIWHQVHLTVSANGHPHTIPFLVCPIGNTPAILGMTWLTQESPLIDWNQGTITFPDQVQIALEEEADPNPLANLPKEYHEFARVFGKEEFKVLPPHREYDISIDLIPDAKLSPGPIYGMTNAESKALKQHIDEELATGKICPSAPVMFVKKADGSLQLVVDYRKLNEVTHKNVYPLPRQDDLMAKLRHAKIFTKLDLQWGYNNVQIKEGDEWKTAFRTKYGLFEYLVMPFGLTNAPAAFQHFMNDLFRDLIDITVVIYLDNILIFSEDPKDHPAHVREVLSRLMKNQLFCKLSKCHFHVTTVDYLGIVISLAGFSMDQKKIEAVSSWPVPKTVKQVQAFLGFVNYLRRFIPNFSSVARPLHNLTKKETPWTWGNLEETAFQELKVLVTKSPVLIHSNPELPYYLETDASGVAMGAILSQRGSDNRLHPIAYMSKSFSGAEGNYDTHDKELLAIIKALEEWRIFLEATNKPVQVFTDHCNLEYWMQARTFNQQHARWRVFLSDFNFEIHYCPGKQSGKPDALSRRLDYVDTPQEPEVMLPSEVFANTSEEELEIVTEVRSKLREDPSLEPIIQFLTKDADNVPPSIRKAYRDYNWEEDLLWEFHDSPLAGHPGQQRTLKLLSRNFWWPGMKSSAKEWVECCPTCQANRRAHNPVIALKPLEVPPFPFHTISYDFITGFPKSEGHDAILVVIDLFSKLGHFIPTLKKVSAKGLADLFVAHIWKLHGLPVKTISDQGTTFTGKFLRALYQQLGIKPSFSLAYHPESDGQTERVNQFIEFYLRSYVAADHSDWVKWLPLAEYAYNNAKHSATGKTPFKLIYGRNPIMNPSNIPANVPEADLVADTLAQEWKEAKAALRMSKERMTRDKGTVPEYSIGEKVWLDGKNVELRTNSNKLDPKRLGPFEVLEKVSSHAYRLKLPETLKIHDVFYVGLLSRVHISPSQPFPERPPPETIEGEEEYEVEQIIDSKRQRGKWFYLIKWKGYGPEDNSWEPEELLEHSQEEIQRFNRSQLKKACDSAKSL